From Streptomyces sp. Edi4, one genomic window encodes:
- a CDS encoding YdbC family protein has protein sequence MLVKWIRCTVVDRRGFERGQRKWAGLLGEPGFRGQAGGWSRARPDVAHVFGFWESRAFYDSFMARAHDGLAAAQSGTYKDIECKLFGHRFDIKTGFEPHFADADVVRLAHCTVREERVEHFALMQQKVWNPAMAGSPGMVRGVFAEAPGHEFLVLSMWRSAAEHGKYRAERVERLSLLAQTESDITALSGDVVELDPQWTV, from the coding sequence GTGCTGGTCAAATGGATTCGCTGCACCGTGGTGGACCGCCGCGGTTTCGAGCGGGGGCAGCGGAAATGGGCGGGGTTACTGGGTGAGCCCGGTTTCCGGGGGCAGGCCGGCGGCTGGAGCCGCGCACGGCCGGACGTGGCCCATGTCTTCGGTTTCTGGGAGAGCCGGGCGTTCTACGACTCCTTCATGGCGCGGGCGCACGACGGGCTCGCGGCGGCCCAGTCGGGTACGTACAAGGACATCGAGTGCAAGCTGTTCGGCCACCGCTTCGACATCAAGACCGGCTTCGAGCCGCACTTCGCGGACGCGGACGTGGTCCGGCTCGCGCACTGCACGGTGCGCGAGGAACGGGTCGAGCACTTCGCGCTGATGCAGCAGAAGGTGTGGAACCCCGCGATGGCGGGCTCGCCGGGCATGGTGCGCGGGGTGTTCGCCGAGGCGCCGGGCCATGAGTTCCTGGTGCTCTCGATGTGGCGCTCGGCCGCCGAGCACGGCAAGTACCGGGCCGAGCGCGTGGAGCGGCTGTCGCTGCTGGCGCAGACCGAGAGCGACATCACGGCCCTGAGCGGGGACGTCGTCGAGCTCGACCCGCAGTGGACCGTCTGA
- a CDS encoding vitamin B12-dependent ribonucleotide reductase, with the protein MTETASGPARGSRAKGSKATKGLRIERIHTTPGVHPYDEVAWERRDVVMTNWRDGSVNFEQRGVEFPDFWSVNAVNIVTSKYFRGAVGTPQRETGLKQLIDRIVKTYTKAGEEYGYFASPADAEIFEHELAYALLHQIFSFNSPVWFNVGTPQPQQVSACFILAVDDSMESILDWYKEEGMIFKGGSGAGLNLSRIRSSKELLSSGGNASGPVSFMRGADASAGTIKSGGATRRAAKMVILDVDHPDIENFIETKVKEEEKIRALRDAGFDMDLGGDDITSVQYQNANNSVRVNDAFMKAVEQGGKFGLTSRMTGEVIEEVDAKSLFRKMAEAAWACADPGIQYDDTINHWHTCPESGRINGSNPCSEYMHLDNTSCNLASLNLMKFLKDDGLGNQSFEVERFAKVVELVITAMDISICFADFPTQKIGENTRAFRQLGIGYANLGALLMATGHAYDSDGGRALAGAITSLMTGTSYKRSAELAAVVGPYDGYARNAEPHQRVMKQHADANAVAVHVDDLDNPIWAAATEAWQDVIRLGAKNGFRNAQASVIAPTGTIGLAMSCDTTGLEPDLALVKFKKLVGGGSMQIVNGTVPQALRRLGYQEEAIEAIVAHIAENGNVIDAPGLKPEHYEVFDCAMGERSISAMGHVRMMAAIQPWISGALSKTVNLPETATVEDVEEVYFEAWKMGVKALAIYRDNCKVGQPLSAKTKTVKDGEKEAVTAKAEDTIRAAVEKVVEYRPVRKRLPKGRPGITTSFTVGGAEGYMTANSYPDDGLGEVFLKMSKQGSTLAGMMDAFSIAVSVGLQYGVPLETYVSKFTNMRFEPAGMTDDPDVRMAQSIVDYIFRRLALDFLPFETRSALGIHSAEERQRHLDTGSYEPAMEDDELDVESLAQSAPRQSEPLKAVATPKPAAAEAPRVAHNSAELVEMQLGVSADAPLCFSCGTKMQRAGSCYICEGCGSTSGCS; encoded by the coding sequence ACTGGCGCGACGGCTCGGTCAACTTCGAGCAGCGTGGCGTCGAGTTCCCCGACTTCTGGTCGGTGAACGCGGTCAACATCGTCACCAGCAAGTACTTCCGCGGGGCCGTCGGCACCCCGCAGCGCGAGACCGGTCTCAAGCAGCTCATCGACCGGATCGTGAAGACCTACACGAAGGCCGGCGAGGAGTACGGGTACTTCGCCTCGCCCGCCGACGCCGAGATCTTCGAGCACGAGCTGGCGTACGCCCTTCTGCACCAGATCTTCAGCTTCAACTCGCCGGTGTGGTTCAACGTCGGCACGCCCCAGCCGCAGCAGGTCTCGGCCTGCTTCATCCTGGCCGTCGACGACTCCATGGAGTCGATCCTCGACTGGTACAAGGAAGAGGGCATGATCTTCAAGGGCGGCTCCGGCGCCGGCCTGAACCTCTCCCGCATCCGCTCCTCCAAGGAGCTCCTGTCCTCCGGCGGCAACGCCTCGGGCCCGGTCTCCTTCATGCGCGGCGCCGACGCCTCGGCCGGCACCATCAAGTCCGGCGGTGCGACCCGCCGCGCGGCCAAGATGGTCATCCTCGACGTCGACCACCCCGACATCGAGAACTTCATCGAGACCAAGGTGAAGGAGGAGGAGAAGATCCGCGCGCTGCGCGACGCGGGCTTCGACATGGACCTGGGCGGCGACGACATCACGTCCGTCCAGTACCAGAACGCCAACAACTCGGTGCGCGTGAACGACGCGTTCATGAAGGCCGTCGAGCAGGGCGGGAAGTTCGGCCTGACCTCGCGCATGACCGGCGAGGTCATCGAGGAGGTCGACGCCAAGTCCCTCTTCCGCAAGATGGCCGAGGCGGCCTGGGCCTGCGCCGACCCGGGCATCCAGTACGACGACACCATCAACCACTGGCACACCTGCCCCGAGTCCGGCCGCATCAACGGCTCGAACCCGTGCAGCGAGTACATGCACCTGGACAACACGTCCTGCAACCTCGCGTCCCTGAACCTGATGAAGTTCCTCAAGGACGACGGCCTGGGCAACCAGTCCTTCGAGGTCGAGCGCTTCGCCAAGGTCGTCGAGCTGGTCATCACCGCGATGGACATCTCGATCTGCTTCGCGGACTTCCCGACGCAGAAGATCGGCGAGAACACCCGCGCCTTCCGCCAGCTCGGCATCGGCTACGCCAACCTCGGCGCCCTGCTGATGGCGACGGGCCACGCCTACGACTCCGACGGCGGCCGCGCGCTCGCCGGTGCCATCACCTCCCTGATGACCGGCACCTCCTACAAGCGTTCCGCCGAGCTCGCCGCGGTCGTCGGCCCCTACGACGGCTACGCCCGCAACGCCGAGCCCCACCAGCGCGTGATGAAGCAGCACGCCGACGCCAATGCCGTCGCCGTCCACGTCGACGACCTGGACAACCCGATCTGGGCCGCCGCCACGGAGGCCTGGCAGGACGTGATCCGGCTCGGCGCGAAGAACGGTTTCCGCAACGCGCAGGCCTCGGTCATCGCGCCCACCGGCACCATCGGTCTCGCGATGTCCTGCGACACCACCGGCCTTGAGCCCGACCTCGCCCTGGTCAAGTTCAAGAAGCTGGTCGGCGGCGGCTCGATGCAGATCGTCAACGGCACGGTTCCGCAGGCGCTGCGCCGCCTCGGCTACCAGGAGGAGGCGATCGAGGCGATCGTCGCCCACATCGCCGAGAACGGGAACGTCATCGACGCCCCGGGCCTGAAGCCCGAGCACTACGAGGTCTTCGACTGCGCCATGGGTGAGCGCTCCATCTCCGCGATGGGCCACGTCCGCATGATGGCGGCGATCCAGCCGTGGATCTCGGGCGCCCTGTCCAAGACGGTCAACCTGCCCGAGACCGCCACGGTCGAGGACGTCGAAGAGGTCTACTTCGAGGCGTGGAAGATGGGCGTCAAGGCGCTCGCCATCTACCGTGACAACTGCAAGGTGGGCCAGCCCCTCTCCGCCAAGACCAAGACGGTCAAGGACGGCGAGAAGGAGGCGGTCACCGCCAAGGCCGAGGACACCATCCGCGCCGCGGTCGAGAAGGTCGTCGAGTACCGTCCGGTCCGCAAGCGCCTGCCCAAGGGCCGCCCGGGGATCACCACCTCCTTCACGGTCGGTGGCGCCGAGGGCTACATGACGGCCAACTCCTACCCGGACGACGGTCTGGGCGAGGTCTTCCTGAAGATGTCCAAGCAGGGCTCGACCCTCGCGGGCATGATGGACGCCTTCTCCATCGCCGTCTCGGTCGGCCTCCAGTACGGCGTGCCGCTGGAGACGTACGTCTCGAAGTTCACCAACATGCGCTTCGAGCCGGCCGGCATGACGGACGACCCGGACGTGCGGATGGCACAGTCGATCGTCGACTACATCTTCCGCCGCCTGGCGCTGGACTTCCTCCCCTTCGAGACGCGCTCCGCGCTCGGCATCCACTCCGCCGAGGAGCGCCAGCGCCACCTCGACACCGGTTCCTACGAGCCGGCGATGGAGGACGACGAGCTGGACGTGGAGAGCCTGGCCCAGTCCGCGCCGCGCCAGAGCGAGCCCCTGAAGGCCGTCGCGACGCCGAAGCCGGCCGCCGCCGAGGCCCCCAGGGTCGCGCACAACTCGGCGGAGCTCGTCGAGATGCAGCTCGGCGTCAGCGCCGACGCGCCGCTGTGCTTCTCCTGCGGTACGAAGATGCAGCGGGCCGGTTCCTGCTACATCTGCGAGGGCTGCGGCTCCACCAGCGGCTGCAGCTGA
- a CDS encoding histidine phosphatase family protein: MARPRRIVLVRHGESQGNADDTVYEREPDHALRLTAAGVRQAEATGERLRALFGDEGVSVYVSPYRRTHETFQAFGLAPERVRVREEPRLREQDWGNWQDRDDVKLQKAYRDAYGHFFYRFAQGESGADVYDRVGAFLESLYRSFEAPDHPPNVLLVTHGLTMRLFCMRWFHWTVADFESLSNPGNAETRTLLLGADGRYALDRPFQRWRAPEPYGVTG, encoded by the coding sequence ATGGCAAGACCACGTCGCATCGTCCTCGTCCGGCACGGCGAGTCGCAGGGCAACGCCGACGACACCGTGTACGAGCGCGAGCCCGACCACGCCCTCAGGCTCACCGCGGCCGGGGTGCGCCAGGCCGAGGCGACGGGGGAGCGGCTGCGCGCGCTGTTCGGCGACGAGGGCGTGAGCGTGTATGTGTCGCCCTACCGGCGCACCCACGAGACGTTCCAGGCGTTCGGTCTCGCGCCGGAGCGGGTGCGGGTGCGCGAGGAGCCCCGGCTGCGCGAGCAGGACTGGGGAAACTGGCAGGACCGGGACGACGTCAAGCTCCAGAAGGCCTACCGGGACGCCTACGGCCACTTCTTCTACCGCTTCGCCCAGGGCGAGTCGGGGGCCGACGTCTATGACCGGGTGGGGGCGTTCCTGGAGAGCCTCTACCGCAGCTTCGAAGCGCCGGACCACCCGCCCAATGTGCTTCTGGTGACGCACGGGCTCACCATGCGGCTGTTCTGCATGCGCTGGTTCCACTGGACGGTGGCGGACTTCGAGTCGCTGTCCAACCCGGGCAACGCCGAGACCAGGACCCTGCTGCTCGGGGCGGACGGCCGGTACGCGCTGGACCGGCCCTTTCAGCGGTGGCGCGCCCCCGAACCGTATGGCGTCACCGGATAG
- a CDS encoding RecQ family ATP-dependent DNA helicase: MEHTSNAQLRTEADAVLARLVGDATGTARLREDQWRAIEALVADKRRALVVQRTGWGKSAVYFVATALLRSRGAGPTVIVSPLLALMRNQVEAAARAGITARTINSANPEEWDTVQEEVAAGAVDVLLVSPERLNNPDFRDNVLPKLSAATGLLVVDEAHCISDWGHDFRPDYRRLRTMLAELPPLVPVLATTATANARVTADVAEQLGTGAGSDALVLRGPLDRESLSLNVLALPDAAHRLAWLADHLDELPGSGIIYTLTVAAAEEITACLRRRGHPVASYTGRTENADRQQAEDDLLANRVKALVATSALGMGFDKPDLGFVVHLGSPSSPIAYYQQVGRAGRGVAHAEVLLLPGREDEAIWKYFASVAFPPEEQVRRTLDVLAQAGRPLSLPALEPLVELRRTRLETMLKVLDVDGAVHRVKGGWTSTGEPWVYDSERYAWVARQRSAEQQAMRDYAATTGCRMEFLRRQLDDEQAAPCGRCDNCAGVRFTADVSGAALEQARGELSRPGVEVEPRKMWPTGLAAIGIDLKGRIPAGELAFPGRALGRLSDIGWGNRLRPMLAPGAPDGPVPDDVVQAVVSVLADWAKGRGGWASGAADAPARPVGVVTLPSRARPALVSSLGARIAEIGRMPLLGSLAYAEGPAGEAIAQSNSAQRVRALHQAFTVPPELAAALAEAEGPVLLVDDACDTGWTMAVAARLVRRSGAKGVFPLVLAVQA; this comes from the coding sequence ATGGAGCACACGAGCAACGCGCAACTGCGTACCGAGGCCGATGCGGTCCTGGCCCGTCTCGTCGGGGACGCCACGGGCACCGCGCGGCTGCGCGAGGACCAGTGGCGGGCGATCGAGGCACTGGTGGCCGACAAGCGGCGGGCGCTCGTCGTGCAGCGCACCGGCTGGGGCAAGTCCGCGGTGTACTTCGTGGCGACGGCGCTGCTGCGGTCGCGCGGCGCGGGCCCCACGGTGATCGTCTCGCCGCTGCTCGCCCTGATGCGCAACCAGGTCGAGGCGGCCGCCCGCGCGGGCATCACCGCCCGCACCATCAACTCGGCCAACCCCGAGGAGTGGGACACCGTCCAGGAGGAGGTCGCCGCGGGCGCGGTGGATGTGCTGCTGGTCTCCCCCGAGCGCCTGAACAACCCCGATTTCCGGGACAACGTGCTGCCGAAGCTGTCCGCGGCGACGGGCCTGCTGGTGGTCGACGAGGCGCACTGCATCTCCGACTGGGGCCACGACTTCCGGCCCGACTACCGCCGGCTGCGCACGATGCTGGCCGAACTGCCGCCGCTCGTCCCGGTGCTCGCGACCACCGCCACCGCCAACGCCCGGGTGACGGCGGACGTGGCCGAGCAGCTGGGCACGGGGGCCGGGTCGGACGCGCTGGTGCTGCGCGGTCCCCTGGACCGCGAGAGCCTGAGCCTGAACGTGCTGGCGCTGCCCGACGCGGCGCACCGCCTGGCCTGGCTCGCCGACCATCTCGACGAGCTGCCGGGCTCGGGGATCATCTACACGCTGACCGTCGCGGCGGCCGAGGAGATCACCGCCTGTCTGCGCCGCCGGGGCCACCCGGTCGCCTCCTACACCGGTAGGACGGAGAACGCCGACCGCCAGCAGGCCGAGGACGATCTGCTCGCCAACCGCGTCAAGGCGCTCGTCGCCACCTCCGCGCTCGGCATGGGCTTCGACAAGCCCGACCTCGGCTTCGTGGTCCATCTCGGCTCGCCCTCCTCGCCCATCGCCTACTACCAGCAGGTCGGCCGCGCCGGCCGTGGCGTGGCGCACGCGGAGGTGCTGCTGCTGCCGGGCCGCGAGGACGAGGCGATCTGGAAGTACTTCGCGTCGGTGGCCTTCCCGCCCGAGGAGCAGGTCCGGCGCACCCTGGACGTGCTGGCGCAGGCCGGCCGCCCCCTGTCGCTGCCCGCCCTCGAACCCCTGGTGGAGCTGCGCCGCACCCGGCTCGAAACGATGCTCAAGGTGCTGGACGTGGACGGCGCGGTGCACCGCGTCAAGGGCGGCTGGACCAGCACGGGCGAGCCGTGGGTGTACGACAGCGAGCGGTACGCGTGGGTGGCGCGCCAGCGCTCCGCCGAGCAGCAGGCCATGCGGGACTACGCCGCGACGACGGGCTGCCGCATGGAGTTCCTGCGCCGTCAGCTGGACGACGAGCAGGCGGCGCCGTGCGGGCGCTGCGACAACTGCGCGGGGGTCCGCTTCACCGCCGATGTGTCCGGCGCCGCCCTGGAGCAGGCCCGGGGCGAGCTGAGCCGGCCCGGCGTCGAGGTGGAGCCCCGCAAGATGTGGCCCACCGGTCTCGCGGCCATCGGCATCGACCTGAAGGGCCGCATCCCGGCAGGCGAACTGGCCTTCCCCGGGCGGGCGTTGGGCCGCCTTTCGGACATCGGCTGGGGCAACCGGCTGCGCCCGATGCTCGCGCCGGGCGCCCCCGACGGGCCGGTGCCCGACGATGTGGTCCAGGCCGTGGTGAGCGTGCTCGCCGACTGGGCCAAGGGCCGGGGCGGCTGGGCCTCGGGGGCCGCTGACGCGCCGGCCCGGCCGGTGGGGGTGGTGACGCTGCCCTCCCGGGCCCGGCCCGCGCTCGTCTCGTCCCTCGGCGCCAGGATCGCCGAGATCGGACGGATGCCGCTGCTCGGCTCGCTCGCCTACGCCGAGGGCCCGGCGGGCGAGGCGATCGCGCAGTCCAACAGCGCCCAGCGGGTGCGCGCCCTGCACCAGGCGTTCACCGTGCCCCCAGAGCTGGCGGCCGCGCTCGCCGAGGCCGAGGGACCGGTGCTGCTCGTCGACGACGCCTGCGACACGGGCTGGACGATGGCGGTGGCGGCGCGCCTGGTGCGGCGCTCGGGCGCGAAAGGCGTGTTTCCGCTGGTCCTCGCCGTCCAGGCGTGA
- a CDS encoding ribonuclease HII has translation MPYEPPTHSVERSIRATTGAKVVAGVDEVGRGAWAGPVTVCAAITGLRRPPAGLTDSKLISPKRRGELAAILHGWVTAYALGDASPQEIDELGMTAALRLAAVRALDALPVRPDAVILDGKHDYLGLPWQVRTVIKGDQSCVAVSAASVIAKVARDAMMAQLAGAQGEYAGFGFAENAGYPSPVHKAALAELGPTPYHRLSWSYLDGLPRWRHLKKTRLSPEAAALESGGQLGFDF, from the coding sequence ATGCCGTACGAACCACCCACCCACAGCGTCGAGCGCTCGATCCGCGCCACCACCGGAGCCAAGGTCGTCGCCGGTGTCGACGAAGTCGGACGCGGGGCGTGGGCCGGTCCCGTCACGGTGTGCGCCGCCATCACGGGCCTTCGCCGCCCGCCCGCCGGGCTGACCGACTCCAAACTGATCAGCCCCAAGCGCCGGGGCGAGCTCGCCGCGATACTGCATGGCTGGGTCACCGCGTACGCGCTGGGCGACGCCTCCCCGCAGGAGATCGACGAACTGGGCATGACCGCCGCGCTGCGCCTCGCCGCCGTGCGGGCCCTCGACGCGCTGCCGGTGCGGCCGGACGCGGTGATCCTGGACGGGAAGCACGACTATCTCGGGCTTCCCTGGCAGGTCCGTACGGTGATCAAGGGTGACCAGTCCTGCGTGGCGGTCTCGGCCGCCTCGGTGATCGCCAAGGTGGCCAGGGACGCGATGATGGCCCAACTGGCGGGCGCCCAGGGGGAGTACGCGGGGTTCGGCTTCGCCGAGAACGCCGGTTATCCCTCGCCCGTGCACAAGGCGGCCCTCGCGGAGCTGGGGCCCACGCCCTATCACCGGCTGTCCTGGTCCTACCTGGACGGACTGCCGCGCTGGCGGCACCTGAAGAAGACGCGGCTCTCCCCGGAGGCGGCCGCACTCGAAAGCGGGGGACAGCTCGGCTTCGATTTCTGA
- a CDS encoding ADP-ribosylglycohydrolase family protein yields the protein MTADSATESLDPRYARALASLRGLSVGDALGSQFFVPVNYPRLKRRELPEGRWQWTDDTEMACSVLAVLLSHGRIDQDALAWSFAQHHDFDRGYGPAVNRMLRLVREGGDWRELASALFKGQGSWGNGSAMRIAPLGAWYAGDPEQATHQAEISSYTTHQHREAVVGAMAVAAAAALVASPQGPPGPAALLDAVIALVPRSAVGAGLRRARDMLDYDDATTVAAVLGSGRRTSAHDTVPFALWSAARGLGDYERAFWTTAQVGGDVDTTCAIVGGVVAAGAASAPPARWLERTEALPAWVTDAAAH from the coding sequence ATGACAGCTGACTCCGCCACCGAATCACTCGACCCGCGTTACGCGCGCGCCCTGGCCAGCCTGCGCGGGCTGTCCGTCGGCGACGCGCTGGGCTCCCAGTTCTTCGTCCCCGTCAACTACCCCCGCCTCAAGCGCCGGGAACTGCCCGAAGGCCGCTGGCAGTGGACCGACGACACCGAGATGGCCTGCTCGGTGCTGGCCGTGCTCCTTTCGCACGGCCGGATCGACCAGGACGCGCTGGCCTGGTCCTTCGCTCAGCATCACGACTTCGACCGGGGCTACGGTCCCGCCGTCAACCGCATGCTGCGGCTCGTGCGGGAGGGCGGGGACTGGCGGGAGCTGGCCTCCGCGCTCTTCAAGGGGCAGGGCTCCTGGGGCAACGGCTCGGCCATGCGCATCGCGCCGCTCGGCGCCTGGTACGCGGGCGATCCCGAGCAGGCCACGCACCAGGCCGAGATCTCCTCCTACACCACCCACCAGCACCGCGAGGCCGTCGTCGGCGCCATGGCCGTCGCGGCGGCCGCCGCGCTCGTGGCGTCCCCCCAGGGGCCGCCCGGGCCGGCCGCCCTGCTGGACGCGGTGATCGCACTCGTGCCGCGCAGCGCCGTGGGCGCCGGGCTGCGCCGGGCCCGCGACATGCTCGATTACGACGACGCGACGACGGTGGCGGCGGTGCTCGGCTCCGGCCGGCGCACCAGCGCGCACGACACGGTGCCCTTCGCGCTGTGGTCGGCGGCGCGCGGACTCGGTGACTACGAGCGGGCGTTCTGGACGACCGCGCAGGTGGGCGGAGACGTCGACACGACCTGCGCGATCGTGGGCGGCGTGGTCGCGGCCGGTGCGGCGAGCGCGCCCCCGGCCCGCTGGCTGGAGCGCACCGAGGCCCTCCCGGCCTGGGTCACCGACGCTGCGGCCCACTGA
- a CDS encoding TerD family protein, whose translation MSGIGKGLGTVEVALRWDPSPLGSPPHDLDVVACVYAANAPYGPPAHQVAFDSRSPDGTIHLDRDSRTGQGLGYDEVMTIELSRMAAGHSRVVVGVVIQQNAGHRVFGDVAGPGVRIREGHTELSRHDLSSVAASMAATVAEFTRDDTGAWRFREDVRGFALPPDAFITAMGAPPA comes from the coding sequence ATGAGCGGCATCGGCAAAGGGCTCGGCACGGTCGAGGTGGCACTGCGCTGGGATCCGAGCCCGCTCGGCTCCCCGCCCCACGACCTGGACGTGGTCGCGTGCGTCTACGCGGCGAACGCCCCCTATGGGCCGCCCGCCCATCAGGTCGCCTTCGACAGCCGCTCCCCCGACGGCACGATCCATCTGGACCGCGACAGCCGCACCGGCCAGGGCCTCGGCTACGACGAGGTCATGACCATCGAGCTGTCGCGCATGGCGGCCGGGCACAGCCGTGTGGTGGTCGGGGTGGTGATCCAGCAGAACGCGGGCCACCGCGTCTTCGGCGATGTGGCGGGCCCGGGGGTACGGATCCGCGAGGGCCACACGGAGCTGTCCCGGCACGACCTGTCCTCGGTGGCCGCCTCGATGGCGGCGACGGTCGCGGAGTTCACCCGGGACGACACGGGTGCCTGGCGGTTTCGCGAGGACGTCCGGGGCTTCGCCCTGCCCCCGGACGCCTTCATCACCGCCATGGGCGCCCCACCCGCCTGA